TCGCAAAGTGCTGCGGGACAACATCCAGGGCATCACCAAGCCGGCCATCCGCCGTCTGGCGCGCCGTGGAGGCGTGAAGCGCATCTCCGGGCTGATCTACGAGGAAACGCGCGGTGTGCTGAAGGTGTTCCTGGAGAACGTGATCCGCGATGCGGTCACCTACACCGAGCACGCCAAGCGCAAGACCGTCACGGCCATGGATGTGGTGTACGCCCTGAAACGCCAGGGCCGCACCCTGTACGGTTTCGGAGGCTAAGCCCCGGGTCCCAGCCCCAATCCCCAAGACACAACGGTCCTTTTCAGGACCACCAAATGAATCCGCGAAAAGAGCATCTTCCGCTTCAACCAAAAATCCCACAGGCAGCTAGCAGGTCCAGT
This portion of the Anopheles bellator unplaced genomic scaffold, idAnoBellAS_SP24_06.2 scaffold00670_ctg1, whole genome shotgun sequence genome encodes:
- the LOC131214351 gene encoding histone H4-like; translated protein: MARETANMTGRGKGGKGLGKGGAKRHRKVLRDNIQGITKPAIRRLARRGGVKRISGLIYEETRGVLKVFLENVIRDAVTYTEHAKRKTVTAMDVVYALKRQGRTLYGFGG